In Capsicum annuum cultivar UCD-10X-F1 chromosome 8, UCD10Xv1.1, whole genome shotgun sequence, the genomic window GCCAGACTAATGAGTCCGTTCATGTTTCTTGTTTTATCAATATAAACCCCCACATTATATTGTCTACGCACCAGATATCCCCTTCTAGGTGTGCGGTTGGGTGGATGGGGATGTTAAATGTCGCACATTGGTTGAGAGAATGTTCTGTTGTCTTGTATCGGACAATTTTTCGTCTCATGATCTAACTTTTGAGATCAAATTGAAAGCCCAATGCCCATTTTCAATGTCTTTGCACTATATAATAGCTACGCCATGTTCATGATGACATGAACCCGTTGTAAGTTTGTAACGACGACTTAGTACTGATTTGAGACCTTTAACTTTGCAGGCAAGACAACTACGGTAAAAACGAGGTACGTGGTAATGTCAGAGGAGATCTTAAAGAAGTATCCTGAGCTAGCAGTGGAAGGCCTTCCAACAGTAAAGCAAAGATTAGACATATGCAATGCAGCAGTTACAGAAATGGCAATTGAAGCCTCAAAATCTTGCATCAACAAATGGGGAAGGCCACTTTCAGACATTACACACGTAGTCTACGTTTCCTCAAGTGAAGCTAGGCTCCCAGGAGGGGATCTATACTTAGCAAAAGGACTCGGTTTAAGCCCTGATACTAAACGTGTCACGTTGTATTTTGCTGGTTGTTCTGGAGGAGTTGCGGGCCTTCGTGTTGCTAAAGACATTGCTGAGAATAATCCAGGGAGTAGAGTCTTGTTAGCCACTTCTGAGACAACTATAATTGGGTTCAAACCACCAAGTGTTGATAGGCCATATGATTTAGTTGGAGTGGCTCTTTTTGGTGATGGTGCTGGAGCTATGATAATCGGCTCCAACCCGATTCGAGATATCGAAAGGCCTCTTTTTGAATTGCATACTGCTATTCAGCATTTCTTGCCTGACACAGAAAAGATCATTGATGGCAGGTAATGTTGGCAAATTGGCCAATCAAAACGGATTAAATCAATAAACGAATCATGACCCAACTTCCCCTCCGGCCCCCTCGCCAAAGAAAAAGGTTCTTGGCTCAAGATGCATGGGTCA contains:
- the LOC107880032 gene encoding type III polyketide synthase B; amino-acid sequence: MGRLEKMEGKKEINSGNATILALGKAFPHQLVMQEFLVDGYFKNTNCDDPELKQRLTRLCKTTTVKTRYVVMSEEILKKYPELAVEGLPTVKQRLDICNAAVTEMAIEASKSCINKWGRPLSDITHVVYVSSSEARLPGGDLYLAKGLGLSPDTKRVTLYFAGCSGGVAGLRVAKDIAENNPGSRVLLATSETTIIGFKPPSVDRPYDLVGVALFGDGAGAMIIGSNPIRDIERPLFELHTAIQHFLPDTEKIIDGRLTEEGISFKLERELPQIIEDNIEDFCDKLISNYTGINDREYNKLFWAVHPGGPAILNRLEKKLELSPDKLSASRRALADYGNASSNTIVYVLEYMLEEKSDNNKQDSDWGLILAFGPGITFEGILTKNLTSY